A part of Cataglyphis hispanica isolate Lineage 1 chromosome 7, ULB_Chis1_1.0, whole genome shotgun sequence genomic DNA contains:
- the LOC126851008 gene encoding oxidative stress-induced growth inhibitor 1-like, with protein sequence MQERRKMQNGFKIDDDVIYKDVVIIGNGPSGICLSYMLAGNWPYYTGKPHPSDDMLTARLQFCMTNTGSEDYGDAHSDDAIVNNRHQCGKSGVGRIQGGSLARSTRCKLECLSSGIEGRGGGRPLALLMDHLQHPCVDAGLDVPSLLDWRSADEYPEHKIVDHVVLGKGQPGGSWQFMDPNVLTLSLSRWMSLPDLDLRHWEKLVEAEQLQESVLTTASDVYTRPEKLSVCKASSRISVGTVAAYYKDYVRRKGLKQYFRCGTTVTSVRSDSNSPESEGGYNWIVDGYENKSGKRFRYRCRRAVLATGTTDLSNHLGIPGEDTHPDWVTHDLNDLETRLGRLVNERGSTDEQMQPVLVIGAGLSAADAIMAARFRGIPVLHAFRNSSSEWGKETAERITTSYDRLQWLPNSIYPEYHKVYQMMADGGTNYPLYKSLPGYTLVSLSENREDENMNMRRTVIFSAPDGQLHTFEVSVAAILIGYKPDLSYLEGNGVGLGKLADKPIDSKSNPIEIDDFTYEVIKAPIKGLYALGPLTGNNFVRFVLGGALGILAHILCTTTSEKSVSHSCEPIVS encoded by the exons GAAACGGACCCAGTGGAATATGCCTATCATATATGCTTGCGGGCAATTGGCCTTACTATACTGGCAAACCTCATCCTAGTGATGATATGCTGACGGCGCGACTGCAGTTCTGCATGACAAATACCGGCAGCGAGGACTATGGCGACGCGCATTCGGATGATGCGATCGTCAACAATCGACATCAATGCGGCAAGTCTGGCGTCGGCAGAATACAGGGAGGCAGTCTGGCGCGCAGCACACGTTGCAAACTCGAGTGCCTGTCATCTGGCATCGAAGGCAGGGGCGGTGGCCGACCGTTGGCCCTTCTTATGGATCATCTGCAGCATCCATGCGTCGATGCCGGCCTCGATGTGCCCTCGCTTCTCGATTGGCGATCCGCCGATGAATATCCCGAACACAAAATCGTGGATCACGTTGTCCTTGGCAAGGGCCAACCCGGTGGCTCCTGGCAG tTTATGGACCCTAATGTGCTGACTCTCAGTCTGAGCCGATGGATGTCTCTTCCCGATTTGGATTTGAGACACTGGGAGAAACTTGTTGAGGCTGAACAATTACAAGAGTCGGTTTTAACCACGGCGAGTGATGTATATACACGGCCAGAAAAATTAAGTGTTTGCAAGGCGTCCAGCCGGATTTCCGTAGGCACCGTAGCTGCTTATTATAAGGACTACGTGCGCAGAAAAGGcttgaaacaatattttcgatG CGGGACTACAGTTACTTCAGTAAGATCGGACTCGAACTCACCTGAGAGTGAGGGAGGATACAATTGGATCGTGGACGGATACGAGAATAAAAGCGGAAAACGATTTCGGTATCGGTGCAGAAGAGCGGTCCTCGCAACCGGCACGACCGATTTGTCTAACCATTTAGGCATTCCGGGAGAAGACACGCATCCTGACTGGGTGACGCATGATCTCAACGATCTTGAGACACGATTGGGACGTTTGGTCAATGAACGTG gTTCAACTGACGAGCAGATGCAACCGGTGTTAGTAATTGGAGCTGGTCTTAGTGCAGCTGATGCAATTATGGCGGCACGTTTTCGAGGAATACCTGTACTGCATGCGTTCCGCAATTCATCGAGCGAATGGGGCAAAGAAACTGCCGAGAGAATAACTACTAGTTACGATCGATTGCAATGGCTGCCGAATTCCATATATCCGGAATATCACAAGGTATACCAAATGATGGCTGACGGAGGTACAAATTATCCTCTATACAAATCTTTGCCGGGATATACGCTCGTCAGTCTCAGTGAGAATCGCGAGGACGAAAACATGAATATGAGAAGGACAGTTATTTTTTCCGCTCCGGATGGTCAACTACACACGTTCGAAGTATCTGTTGCGGCTATACTTATCG gATATAAACCAGATTTATCTTACTTGGAAGGTAACGGTGTAGGGTTGGGTAAGCTAGCGGATAAGCCGATTGATAGCAAGTCAAATCCGATTGAAATTGACGATTTCACATACGAGGTGATCAAGGCACCGATAAAGGGACTTTACGCCTTGGGACCTCTAACCGGTAACAACTTTGTTCGCTTTGTTTTGGGTGGTGCGCTTGGAATTCTTGCGCATATCTTGTGTACCACAACATCTGAGAAATCTGTTAGTCATTCATGCGAACCAATTGTGTCTTAG